The proteins below are encoded in one region of Haladaptatus sp. R4:
- a CDS encoding DUF63 family protein translates to MVLPDGFALPPLLYLLPLLLAVGAVLWLLWEAEPTIGERTVVSLAPWMVVGAGFNALHQLPNSPVPDVIDPLFGTPSVYLTTFVLAGIVWLLAIHQLRTPVPRALASGGLVGVALVLVVALWFGIEHDSLRLFWPFVALVVAVILTGMLWAATQFFYPDVAIITGAVGVLTLFAHALDGVSTAVGIDVLGFGEQTPLSRAILEIAHSIPAGDSLGVGWLFVLVKLAIAEFVVLLFADYVASEPTEGYLLLGVVAAVGLGPGAHNLILFAITG, encoded by the coding sequence ATGGTACTGCCGGACGGGTTCGCACTCCCCCCATTGCTGTATCTTCTTCCGCTTCTGCTGGCGGTCGGTGCCGTTCTCTGGTTGCTCTGGGAGGCGGAGCCGACTATCGGGGAACGAACCGTCGTATCGCTCGCGCCGTGGATGGTCGTCGGCGCGGGATTCAATGCATTGCATCAACTCCCGAACTCCCCGGTTCCCGACGTCATCGATCCACTGTTCGGGACGCCGTCCGTCTATCTCACGACGTTCGTACTGGCGGGAATCGTTTGGCTACTCGCGATCCATCAACTTCGAACTCCCGTCCCGCGTGCGCTCGCGAGCGGCGGTTTGGTTGGCGTCGCACTCGTCCTGGTCGTCGCGCTGTGGTTCGGCATCGAACACGACAGCCTTCGACTGTTCTGGCCGTTCGTGGCGCTCGTCGTCGCGGTCATCCTGACGGGAATGCTCTGGGCCGCGACGCAGTTCTTCTATCCGGATGTCGCCATCATCACGGGTGCGGTCGGCGTCCTCACGCTGTTCGCACACGCCTTGGACGGCGTCTCGACGGCCGTCGGCATCGACGTTCTCGGGTTCGGGGAGCAGACGCCGCTCTCGCGGGCCATCCTCGAAATCGCCCATTCGATTCCCGCCGGGGATTCGCTCGGTGTCGGCTGGCTGTTCGTCCTCGTCAAACTCGCCATCGCCGAGTTCGTCGTCCTGCTGTTCGCGGATTACGTCGCCAGCGAACCGACCGAGGGCTATCTCCTGCTCGGCGTCGTCGCCGCCGTCGGACTTGGGCCGGGTGCACACAACCTCATCCTGTTCGCCATCACGGGCTAA